One Leclercia pneumoniae genomic region harbors:
- the tatD gene encoding 3'-5' ssDNA/RNA exonuclease TatD has product MFDIGLNLTSSQFAKDRDEVVARAFSAGVSGLLLTGTNLHESEQAQQLASRYPHCWSTAGVHPHDSSSWTPQSVETLRTLARAEQVVAIGECGLDFNRNFSTPAEQEHAFTAQLALAAELGMPVFMHCRDAHARFLELLTPWLDKLPGAVLHCFTGSRQEAAECLDRGLYLGITGWVCDERRGLALRELLPMIPAERLLVETDAPYLLPRDMTPKPASRRNEPAWLGHIVERIAHWRGEDAAWLAAQTDENVRRLFNLRF; this is encoded by the coding sequence ATGTTCGATATCGGTCTGAATCTGACCAGTTCACAATTTGCGAAAGATCGCGACGAGGTGGTGGCGCGCGCCTTTTCCGCCGGGGTAAGTGGCCTACTTCTGACGGGCACTAATCTGCACGAAAGTGAGCAGGCACAACAGCTGGCGTCCCGCTACCCGCACTGCTGGTCAACCGCTGGGGTACACCCACACGACAGCAGCAGCTGGACGCCGCAGAGCGTTGAAACTCTGCGTACCCTGGCGCGTGCGGAGCAGGTAGTCGCGATCGGCGAATGTGGTCTCGATTTTAACCGTAATTTCTCTACCCCTGCCGAACAAGAGCATGCGTTTACGGCACAGCTGGCGCTGGCGGCTGAGCTGGGCATGCCGGTCTTTATGCACTGCCGTGATGCGCATGCGCGTTTCCTCGAATTGCTGACCCCCTGGCTGGATAAACTCCCGGGTGCGGTGCTGCACTGTTTTACCGGGTCGCGTCAGGAAGCCGCTGAGTGTCTGGACAGAGGGCTCTACCTGGGTATTACGGGCTGGGTGTGCGATGAGCGGCGTGGTCTTGCGCTACGGGAGTTATTGCCGATGATCCCGGCGGAGCGTTTGCTGGTCGAAACAGATGCCCCGTACCTGCTGCCGCGCGACATGACGCCTAAGCCGGCCTCACGGCGTAATGAACCGGCCTGGCTGGGGCATATTGTTGAGCGGATCGCGCACTGGCGAGGCGAGGATGCCGCCTGGCTGGCGGCGCAAACGGATGAAAACGTTCGCCGTCTGTTTAACCTGCGGTTTTAA
- the tatC gene encoding Sec-independent protein translocase subunit TatC: MAVDETQPLITHLIELRKRLLNCIIAVCLIFLGLVYFANDIYQVVSSPLIKQMPLGATMIATDVASPFFTPIKLTFWVSLIASAPVILYQVWAFVAPALYKHERRLVIPLLVSSSLLFYIGMAFAYFVVFPLAFGFLTHTAPEGVQVSTDIASYLSFVMALFMAFGVAFEVPVAIVLLCWMGVTTPDDLRKKRPYILVGAFVVGMLLTPPDVFSQTLLAIPMYCLFEVGVFFSRFYVGKGRQRMEDEENAKTTEE, translated from the coding sequence ATGGCCGTAGATGAAACTCAACCGCTGATTACGCACCTGATCGAACTGCGTAAACGCCTGCTGAACTGCATCATCGCGGTTTGCCTTATTTTCTTAGGACTGGTCTATTTCGCCAACGACATCTATCAGGTGGTCTCCTCGCCGCTGATTAAGCAGATGCCGCTGGGGGCGACGATGATTGCCACCGACGTGGCCTCGCCCTTCTTTACGCCGATTAAACTCACTTTCTGGGTGTCGCTGATTGCCTCGGCGCCAGTGATTTTGTACCAGGTCTGGGCCTTCGTGGCGCCCGCGCTTTATAAGCACGAACGCCGCCTGGTGATCCCGCTGCTGGTCTCCAGCTCGCTGCTGTTTTATATCGGCATGGCCTTCGCGTACTTTGTGGTCTTCCCGCTGGCGTTTGGGTTCTTAACGCATACCGCGCCGGAAGGGGTTCAGGTCTCAACCGACATCGCCAGCTATCTCAGTTTTGTGATGGCGCTCTTTATGGCGTTCGGCGTGGCCTTTGAGGTGCCGGTGGCTATCGTGCTGCTTTGCTGGATGGGGGTCACAACGCCGGACGATCTGCGTAAGAAGCGCCCGTACATTCTGGTAGGCGCATTTGTGGTTGGCATGCTGCTGACCCCGCCGGACGTGTTCTCGCAGACGCTGCTGGCGATACCGATGTATTGCCTGTTTGAGGTCGGCGTCTTCTTCTCTCGCTTCTACGTTGGCAAAGGCCGACAGCGAATGGAAGACGAGGAAAACGCAAAAACCACCGAAGAGTAA
- the tatB gene encoding Sec-independent protein translocase protein TatB, producing MFDIGFGELILVFVIGLIVLGPQRLPVAVKTVAGWVRALRSLATTVQNELAQELKLQEFQDSLKKVEKASMQNLTPELKASMDELREAAESMKRSYSVNDPEKASDEANTIHNPVVKDNEAQHEGVTPASAEHQASAPVQTPVEPASKKAEQTAASTSRAADVVAEPSPPRRVINLKHGRR from the coding sequence GTGTTCGATATTGGTTTTGGTGAACTGATACTGGTCTTCGTGATTGGCCTCATTGTGCTGGGGCCACAGCGTTTACCGGTGGCAGTGAAAACTGTGGCTGGCTGGGTGCGCGCCCTGCGCTCGCTGGCAACCACGGTACAGAACGAACTGGCGCAAGAGCTAAAGCTGCAGGAGTTTCAGGACAGCCTGAAAAAGGTTGAGAAGGCGAGCATGCAGAACCTGACGCCGGAACTGAAAGCCTCAATGGATGAACTGCGTGAAGCGGCAGAGTCCATGAAACGCTCTTATAGCGTCAACGATCCGGAAAAAGCGAGCGACGAAGCCAACACCATTCATAACCCGGTGGTGAAAGATAACGAAGCGCAGCATGAAGGCGTCACGCCTGCCAGCGCGGAGCATCAGGCCAGCGCGCCCGTGCAGACGCCGGTTGAGCCGGCCAGCAAAAAAGCTGAGCAGACGGCGGCTTCTACCTCCCGGGCTGCAGATGTCGTCGCTGAACCCTCACCCCCTCGTCGAGTGATAAACCTTAAACATGGCCGTAGATGA
- the tatA gene encoding Sec-independent protein translocase subunit TatA — MGGISIWQLLIIAVIVVLLFGTKKLGSIGSDLGASIKGFKKAISDDEDKQDKNSQDAEFPAKTLAEKQADAKKEEIKRHDNEQV; from the coding sequence ATGGGTGGTATCAGTATCTGGCAATTGTTGATTATTGCCGTCATCGTTGTGCTGCTGTTTGGTACGAAAAAACTCGGTTCTATCGGTTCCGATCTGGGTGCATCGATTAAAGGCTTTAAAAAAGCCATCAGTGATGACGAAGACAAGCAGGATAAAAACAGCCAGGACGCTGAATTCCCTGCTAAAACCCTCGCTGAAAAGCAGGCCGATGCTAAAAAGGAAGAGATTAAACGCCACGATAATGAGCAGGTGTAA
- the ubiB gene encoding ubiquinone biosynthesis regulatory protein kinase UbiB, which yields MTPGEMRRLYFIIRTFLSYGLDELIPRIRLTLPLRFGRRFLFWMPNRHKDRQLGERLRLALQELGPVWIKFGQMLSTRRDLFPPQIADQLALLQDKVAPFDGKLAKQQIEKAMGDMPVESWFDDFDIQPLASASIAQVHTARLKSNGKEVVIKVIRPDILPVIKADMKLIYRLARWVPRLLPDGRRLRPLEVVREYEKTLIDELNLLRESANAIQLRRNFENSPMLYVPEVYSDYCSQNMMVMERIYGIPVSDVATLEAQGTNMKLLAERGVQVFFTQVFRDSFFHADMHPGNIFVSYEHPEDPQYIGIDCGIVGSLNKEDKRYLAENFIAFFNRDYRKVAELHVDSGWVPPDTNVEEFEFAIRTVCEPIFEKPLADISFGHVLLNLFNTARRFNMEVQPQLVLLQKTLLYVEGVGRQLYPQLDLWKTAKPFLESWIKDQVGLPALTRSLKEKAPFWIEKMPEIPELVYDTLRQSKNLQHSVDKIARELQTNHVRQGQSRYLFGIGATLLLSGTLLLINRPDWEMAPAWLMAAGLVVWLVGWRKTR from the coding sequence ATGACGCCTGGTGAAATGCGGCGCCTCTACTTTATCATCCGCACCTTTTTGAGTTATGGGCTGGATGAGTTAATCCCTCGTATCCGACTTACACTGCCGCTGCGCTTTGGACGTCGTTTCCTCTTCTGGATGCCAAATCGGCATAAAGATCGCCAGCTTGGCGAACGTCTGCGCCTGGCATTACAGGAGCTTGGCCCGGTGTGGATCAAGTTCGGTCAGATGCTGTCAACCCGCCGCGACCTTTTCCCGCCGCAGATTGCCGATCAGTTAGCGTTGCTGCAGGACAAAGTAGCGCCCTTTGACGGCAAGCTGGCAAAGCAGCAGATTGAAAAAGCGATGGGCGACATGCCGGTTGAAAGCTGGTTCGACGACTTCGATATCCAGCCGCTGGCCTCGGCTTCCATTGCCCAGGTTCATACTGCGCGTCTCAAGTCGAACGGCAAAGAAGTGGTCATTAAGGTTATCCGCCCGGATATCCTGCCGGTGATCAAAGCGGACATGAAACTGATTTACCGCCTGGCCCGCTGGGTGCCGCGACTGCTGCCCGATGGCCGCCGTTTGCGACCGCTGGAAGTGGTACGCGAGTATGAAAAAACGCTGATTGATGAACTGAATCTGCTGCGCGAGTCCGCGAACGCCATTCAGCTGCGCCGCAATTTTGAAAATAGCCCGATGCTATACGTGCCGGAAGTCTATTCAGACTATTGCAGCCAGAACATGATGGTGATGGAGCGTATCTACGGTATTCCGGTATCGGATGTTGCTACCCTGGAAGCGCAGGGCACCAATATGAAACTGCTGGCTGAACGTGGCGTGCAGGTCTTCTTTACCCAGGTGTTCCGCGACAGCTTCTTCCACGCCGATATGCACCCGGGCAATATTTTCGTCAGCTACGAACACCCGGAAGATCCTCAATACATCGGTATCGACTGCGGCATCGTCGGCTCACTGAACAAAGAAGACAAACGATACCTGGCAGAGAACTTTATCGCCTTCTTCAATCGCGATTATCGCAAAGTGGCCGAACTGCACGTCGATTCCGGCTGGGTTCCACCGGATACCAACGTTGAAGAGTTTGAATTCGCTATCCGAACCGTCTGCGAGCCTATCTTCGAGAAGCCGCTAGCAGATATTTCGTTCGGGCATGTCTTACTGAATCTGTTTAACACCGCGCGACGCTTCAACATGGAAGTGCAGCCGCAGTTAGTTTTACTGCAAAAAACATTACTTTACGTTGAGGGCGTAGGTCGCCAGCTCTATCCTCAGTTAGACTTGTGGAAGACGGCAAAACCGTTCCTTGAATCCTGGATTAAAGATCAGGTTGGTTTGCCTGCGCTGACGCGGTCGTTAAAAGAGAAAGCCCCGTTCTGGATCGAAAAAATGCCCGAAATTCCGGAACTGGTGTACGACACTTTGCGTCAGAGCAAGAACTTGCAACACAGCGTGGATAAAATCGCCCGCGAGCTTCAAACAAATCACGTTCGCCAGGGCCAGTCGCGCTATCTGTTCGGTATCGGTGCAACGCTGCTTTTAAGCGGCACGCTACTGCTGATCAATCGCCCTGACTGGGAGATGGCACCCGCCTGGCTGATGGCCGCAGGACTGGTGGTCTGGCTGGTAGGTTGGCGCAAAACCCGCTGA
- the ubiJ gene encoding ubiquinone biosynthesis protein UbiJ: MPFKPLISAGVENVLNTFLYRSPALKTARQRLNGKVLRVVVKEFSTPLVLVFSERQLDVLGEWEGEADCSVITHMRVLPKLRDRQQLTALIRSGELEVEGDLQVVQNFVSLADLAEFDPAELLAPYTGDIAAEGISNVLRGGLSFLSKGVKRQQRYVADVLTEEWRMAPGPLEMAWFAEETAAVDRTIDALAKRIEKLEGK; encoded by the coding sequence ATGCCTTTTAAACCCTTGATCTCCGCTGGCGTTGAAAATGTGCTTAATACGTTTCTCTATCGCTCACCTGCGCTGAAGACGGCGCGTCAGCGCCTGAACGGTAAAGTGTTGCGCGTAGTCGTAAAAGAGTTCTCAACGCCGTTGGTACTGGTCTTCAGCGAACGTCAGCTTGATGTGCTGGGGGAATGGGAAGGCGAGGCCGACTGCTCTGTCATTACCCATATGCGCGTACTGCCTAAATTGCGCGATCGTCAACAGCTTACGGCACTCATCCGTAGCGGTGAGCTGGAAGTTGAAGGCGATCTCCAGGTAGTACAAAACTTTGTCTCTTTAGCCGATCTGGCTGAGTTCGATCCGGCAGAGTTGCTGGCACCTTATACCGGCGATATCGCCGCAGAGGGGATCAGCAACGTTTTGCGCGGCGGACTCTCTTTTCTGAGCAAAGGTGTAAAACGCCAGCAGCGTTATGTTGCCGACGTTCTCACCGAAGAGTGGCGTATGGCCCCTGGCCCGCTTGAAATGGCGTGGTTCGCTGAAGAGACGGCTGCGGTGGATCGCACGATAGATGCACTAGCTAAACGGATTGAAAAACTGGAGGGCAAATGA
- the ubiE gene encoding bifunctional demethylmenaquinone methyltransferase/2-methoxy-6-polyprenyl-1,4-benzoquinol methylase UbiE, producing the protein MVEDSQDTTHFGFQTVAKAQKADMVAHVFHSVAAKYDVMNDLMSFGIHRLWKRFTIDCSGVRRGQTVLDLAGGTGDLTAKFSRLVGETGRVVLADINDSMLKMGREKLRNIGVVGNVEYVQANAEALPFPDNTFDCITISFGLRNVTDKEKALRSMYRVLKPGGRLLVLEFSKPIIEPLSKAYDAYSFHILPRIGEMVANDADSYRYLAESIRMHPNQDTLKAMMQDAGFDNVDYFNMTAGVVALHRGYKF; encoded by the coding sequence ATGGTTGAAGATTCACAAGATACGACGCACTTTGGCTTTCAGACTGTAGCCAAAGCGCAAAAAGCTGACATGGTAGCCCATGTATTTCATTCCGTAGCGGCAAAGTACGATGTGATGAATGACCTGATGTCATTTGGTATTCATCGTCTGTGGAAGCGATTCACTATTGATTGTAGCGGTGTGCGTCGCGGCCAGACCGTGCTGGATTTGGCTGGGGGCACTGGCGATCTGACGGCAAAGTTCTCGCGTCTTGTAGGCGAAACGGGCCGCGTGGTGCTGGCAGATATCAACGACTCGATGTTGAAAATGGGCCGCGAAAAGCTGCGCAACATCGGCGTGGTGGGCAACGTTGAATATGTTCAGGCCAACGCCGAAGCACTCCCGTTCCCTGACAATACCTTTGACTGTATTACCATCTCGTTTGGTCTGCGTAACGTGACCGACAAAGAGAAAGCGCTGCGCTCAATGTATCGGGTGCTGAAGCCGGGCGGCCGTCTGTTGGTGCTTGAGTTCTCTAAACCTATTATCGAACCACTGAGTAAAGCGTACGACGCCTACTCCTTCCACATCCTGCCACGCATTGGCGAGATGGTGGCGAACGATGCCGACAGCTATCGCTACCTGGCAGAGTCCATTCGTATGCACCCTAATCAGGATACCCTGAAGGCGATGATGCAGGACGCAGGTTTTGACAATGTTGATTACTTCAACATGACGGCGGGCGTGGTTGCTCTGCACCGCGGCTATAAGTTCTGA
- the rmuC gene encoding DNA recombination protein RmuC: MDISVIFYAVVALVSVAIGWLLASYQHAQQKADQLAEREEIVAELSAVKQQVAQSAHWRDECELLNNELRNLRDINTSLEADLREVTTRLESTQLHAEDKIRQMMNSEQRLSEQFENLANRIFEQSNRRADEQNRQSLNGLLAPLREQLDGFRRQVQESFGQESRERHTLAHEIRNLQQLNAQMAQEAVNLTRALKGDNKTQGNWGEVVLTRVLEASGLREGHEYETQVSIETDTRARMQPDVIVRLPQGKDVVIDAKMTLVAYERYFNAEDEYTRESALQEHIASVRNHIRLLGRKDYQQLPGLRSLDYVLMFIPVEPAFLLALDRQPELITEALKNNIMLVSPTTLLVALRTIANLWRYEHQSRNAQQIADRASKLYDKMRLFVDDMSSVGQSLDRAQDNYRQAMKKLTSGRGNLLAQAESFRSLGVEVKREINPDLAEYATSQDEEYRLREASDAQVSANKDNELTDPHVTQHPLERYSQGG, encoded by the coding sequence GTGGATATCTCAGTCATTTTTTATGCCGTAGTAGCACTGGTGAGCGTAGCGATAGGCTGGCTGCTTGCCAGTTATCAACACGCCCAACAAAAAGCCGATCAGCTGGCGGAACGTGAAGAGATCGTTGCTGAATTAAGCGCAGTGAAACAGCAGGTTGCCCAAAGCGCACACTGGCGTGATGAGTGTGAGTTGCTTAATAACGAACTGCGTAATTTACGCGACATCAACACCTCGCTGGAGGCCGATCTCCGCGAAGTGACCACCCGCCTGGAATCGACCCAACTGCATGCAGAAGACAAAATCCGCCAGATGATGAACAGCGAGCAGCGCCTTAGCGAGCAGTTCGAAAACCTGGCCAACCGCATCTTCGAACAGAGCAATCGCCGTGCCGATGAGCAAAACCGTCAGAGTCTGAACGGCCTGCTTGCCCCCCTGCGTGAACAGCTGGATGGCTTTCGCCGCCAGGTGCAAGAGAGCTTTGGCCAGGAGTCTCGCGAGCGGCACACGCTGGCGCATGAAATTCGTAATCTTCAGCAGCTTAATGCCCAGATGGCTCAGGAGGCCGTAAACCTGACCCGGGCGCTGAAAGGCGATAATAAAACCCAGGGTAACTGGGGCGAAGTGGTGTTAACTCGCGTGCTGGAGGCATCGGGCCTGCGAGAGGGGCATGAGTATGAAACCCAGGTCAGTATCGAAACCGACACCCGCGCGCGTATGCAGCCCGACGTTATCGTGCGTTTGCCGCAGGGCAAAGACGTGGTTATTGATGCGAAAATGACGCTGGTGGCCTATGAGCGCTACTTCAACGCCGAAGATGAGTACACTCGCGAGTCGGCGCTCCAGGAGCATATCGCCTCGGTGCGAAACCATATTCGCCTGCTGGGTCGCAAAGATTACCAGCAGTTGCCTGGCCTGCGGTCGCTGGATTACGTCCTGATGTTTATCCCCGTCGAGCCGGCCTTCTTGCTGGCGCTCGACAGGCAGCCGGAACTGATCACCGAAGCATTAAAAAATAACATCATGCTGGTGAGCCCCACCACGCTGCTGGTGGCGCTGCGCACCATCGCCAATTTGTGGCGTTATGAACACCAAAGCCGCAATGCTCAGCAGATCGCCGATCGCGCCAGCAAGCTGTACGACAAGATGCGCCTGTTCGTGGATGATATGTCCTCTGTCGGGCAGAGTCTGGATCGCGCCCAGGATAACTATCGTCAGGCCATGAAAAAACTTACCTCCGGGCGGGGTAACCTCCTTGCGCAGGCAGAGTCATTCCGTAGCCTTGGCGTAGAGGTAAAGCGCGAGATAAATCCGGATTTAGCAGAATATGCAACATCGCAGGACGAAGAGTATCGCCTGCGTGAGGCGAGCGACGCGCAAGTTTCAGCCAATAAAGACAATGAATTAACTGACCCTCACGTCACACAACACCCCCTGGAACGTTATTCTCAGGGTGGTTGA
- the udp gene encoding uridine phosphorylase encodes MSKSDVFHLGLTKNDLQGATLAIVPGDPERVEKIAALMDKPVKLASHREFTTWRAELDGKAVIVCSTGIGGPSTSIAVEELAQLGIRTFLRIGTTGAIQPHINVGDVLVTTASVRLDGASLHFAPMEFPAVADFECTTALVEAAKSVGATTHVGVTASSDTFYPGQERYDTFSGRVVNRFKGSMEEWQSMGVMNYEMESATLLTMCASQGLRAGMVAGVIVNRTQQEIPNAETMKQTESHAVKIVVEAARRLI; translated from the coding sequence ATGTCCAAGTCTGATGTTTTTCATCTCGGCCTCACCAAAAACGATTTACAAGGGGCTACGCTTGCTATCGTCCCTGGCGATCCGGAGCGTGTGGAAAAGATCGCCGCGCTGATGGATAAGCCGGTTAAGCTGGCATCGCATCGCGAATTTACCACCTGGCGTGCAGAGCTGGACGGCAAAGCGGTTATTGTCTGCTCTACCGGTATCGGCGGCCCTTCTACGTCAATTGCTGTTGAAGAGCTGGCGCAGCTGGGGATTCGTACCTTCCTGCGTATTGGCACCACCGGCGCTATTCAGCCGCATATCAACGTGGGTGACGTCCTGGTGACCACCGCATCCGTGCGTCTGGACGGAGCAAGTCTGCACTTTGCCCCGATGGAATTCCCGGCAGTGGCTGATTTCGAGTGCACCACTGCGCTGGTTGAAGCGGCGAAATCTGTGGGCGCAACCACGCACGTGGGCGTAACCGCCTCTTCCGATACCTTCTACCCAGGCCAGGAGCGTTACGATACCTTCTCCGGCCGTGTGGTGAACCGCTTCAAAGGGTCGATGGAAGAGTGGCAGTCCATGGGCGTAATGAACTACGAAATGGAGTCGGCAACGCTGCTGACCATGTGCGCAAGCCAGGGTCTGCGTGCCGGTATGGTGGCGGGCGTTATCGTAAACCGCACCCAGCAAGAGATCCCGAACGCCGAAACCATGAAACAGACCGAGAGCCATGCGGTGAAAATCGTGGTTGAAGCAGCGCGTCGCCTGATCTAA